The segment AACGAGTTCTGGAGGATTTATGCCCTTTGAggacacttgcacacatgcatgcaaacacatgtgtagagagagaaagagagagagaaagagagagagagagagagagagagagagagagagagagaaaccgaCCGAATTTCACAATGCTGCAAATACAGCCAATGTCTGAAGAATTAGAAACACTCAGTCAATGACTACTTTAAAACATACAAAAACTGGGGTCTCTAGGCAAGTGGAAGAGGCACCAGGTAAAGAATCCATCTCCATCATTACCTGAACAACTCAGCTTAGCCTCTTCCTGTCTGACCTGATGCTTTTAGCAGTGGTCACATGCAGAGGCCTGCCTGTCCGTCTGAGCTTAACAGCTACAAACTGTGAAATAGATGCTAAGACCACTGTTTCACCGAATCTTCCAAAGCTACCCCACATGAAGGCAGGGTGATTGTTTTTATGACAGACACAGAGACTTGAGGCGGGTGTTTTCCCGTGGAGACCATGTAATGAGGCATCACAAGGCAAGAGGACTCCTGAAGCCAGCAGTGGCTCCTAACCCTGGAGCTGGCCCCGCCCACTTTAAAATTCCACCCTCACTCTCTCACATCTTACCTTCTCGAGGTGAGCCAGGGGAGCCCATGGCTCTTGAGAAGTTGTACACTATGACAGTGGCCGAGGAGGAGCTCCACAGCCCACAAAGTAACATGAGGGATTAACACATAGATCTTCCTTCTTGCCGTGCCACTTACTGTCCATGGAACATTCTACATTATTATTTTCATCGGTTGTATCTCCTTCTGTTTTATAGGTATAACAGGTTGTCTTGTCAACTGAACAGAATCTAGATTCATCTAGGAGACCTATCTCCTGGCACTTCTGTGAGGGGTAACCAGCCTGGGCTAACTGATAAGAGACAAATCCTGGTCATGGCAGCATTGTTCTATGGACTGGCATCCTGaataaaagaggagagagagttaaGCACTAATATTCATCTCTCTGCAAACCGTGGCTGTGACATCACCAGCTGCCTTCCGTTCCTGCAGCCAGTGTCTTCCTGACCATGCCATATCGTGCCCTCTTAAGGTGAAATTCAAAGTAAATTTCTTCTTGTTGAGTAGACAGCAGCAACAAGGAAAAGTAGAACTAATATTTACAGGGCTGTGCATGGAGCCCAGGACCGACCCCACCTTAGTCAGGCACTCTACACTGAGCTGCAGCAACAGTCCCATGCCTGCCTTCAggtgggaatttctggtttctttgcaaACTCAACTGTGGCATGTGATGTTCTTCCAGAAGCTGTCTTAAGcggggatgttttgctgagaacagacatgtggtgtttttctggaagcttcctAAAAAGGGAGCATgtaatgttttgctaaagcagatgcttgagagaacttGTGATGTTTGGAAGGgttataaatataacccaacaggcAGTGGCTGAAGCTGTGTGACATTGGTTCTCCTCGCCACTCTTTGCTGCTCTTCCTTGGGCTTTGCTGATACTGGTCTTCAATGGTCACACTAGTTTACCTTGCCTTCCTTGCTGATCACCATTTgttgtgactttgtagagagaagggaaccaaagaacttcttgtgatatACTGGCGGCTTCTTGCTGCTTTTGCACACTCAGGCAGATTGGcagtttcttggtttcttttggaTCAAAATGCCATTGCTGGTTCGTAAGCAGTGTTTGCCAGTGGATTgctactgctgctgatttgtgtgaatgaaattgctgatatcctgacaacaaagactgGAATCGCCCAAAAGAACTATTTCTAGACAGGTCCACATTCCTCtctgccctattaacctttccgtTCCACTACCTAAggtgggtgatgggctagaaaggagcatttaagaacccttattaaagtaggctttgaaaatcTAAGCCTATACTGCCTGCTCTCTTAATGTCATGAGGATGCCAGTGGGCTCTTTTGTAATCTGTTTCACAAGTGAGGAATGTGGTCCTCAGAGAGGTCAGGGGATGTGCCCACAGTCACACATGCAGAAATAAACAGCTGAGGTTTGAACTCTGGAGATCCGCAGCCTGTACTGCACACAGCTGTGCTTGAGCGATGTCAAAGCTAAGACTGAGATCCTCTTGccagcagctggtcacattgtagaACCTGTGGCAGGAACAGGGAGTGCCGCTGTCCCCTCTCCAGCAACCTGAAGGGAGCTAGCAAGTTTGTACAGAAAGTGAAGGTGACCCTAAAAAGAGGGTTTTCATTGCCACGGAGACCAAGCTATCATGGCAAGAGGTCCAGTTAGACCAAGGAATTATTTCTTCCTCTTGTCcccctcctcctattcctccccctcttctctcctctttctcctatttttctcctcctcttgccctccccctcctcttcttcttcctcctcttcctcctcttcccctcctcctctttccctcctcctcctcctcctcaggtaATAGAAttgtttttaagaacaagaatgAGTTCATTAAGGATGCAGCTCGTGCTAATAATGATAATTTGCTGCAAGGCAAAAATCACCTCCATCCACCCCTCCCAGCCGACAGGAGCTCTTGGAAATTATAGGCtagagggaaacagaaaggatAAAGATCAAGGAAAAGAATGCAAAGCAGAACTGAGGAAACAAAGGGATCGCAATCCTGCATCCTGAACTTGGTGCTGCTGACCTGGGAAAGCACAGGCTGTTCAGGGACAGACTGCCTCTCACCTCACTACCTTGCCCTCTGGGTTGTTTTCGGGAGGGTTGTTAGAAGGTTTAAGTTTCagccactttttaaaaagttgcaaaATGAATTAGTCAAGAAATTAAATATTGACATGGGCTTTGACTCTTGGGAGGAGGGCAAGTGAGAAATTCACCAGTTTGTCACCGCCTCCATTTCCCAGCAAATGTCCCCAGTAGCCTGACATGCTGCTACCTGCTGGCAAACTGTAGGTCACCAGAGGGGTCAAGCAGACACACCTCTCATGTCTTTCACCATGGGGAGCCTGATGGAGAAGATACAGCAACCGAACCACAAGGTTACCGCTCAAGCAGCCGAGAGACACACTTCCTAGTCCCTCCGTGGGGTTGCGTGGGGTTGTGGAATCACTCCATCGGGGCTAAAGAACCCTGACAGATCTTGGAGCGTTGCTTCAGCTCTCTGAAGAGAACACCAGTTTCCTTCTGCTGAgacatggttttctttttcctttcgaCAAAAACTCcaatatattgatttttaaaaaattatttttatatatttaggcACTCGCTGTTGGGATGGAAATTACGGCTCCGGtccagacaaaccacaccaggccaacacggTCTCACAAGGAGGAGGTTTATTGGAATGGCGGAGACGGGGCGTGGGGGAGGCGCcaagagagggaaaagagcaagaaaaaaagtagagaaagagaagaggccgGCCATGCGcacgtggagagaagggggaggggaatggagagagaagggaccaAGGTGGAGAGGGTAAGAGCAATAGAACAAGAGCAAGAAGGTGAGGAGagagcaagcagccccttttataatgTCAGGcatagctggctgttgccaggtaactgcggggcggagcatacctggctgttactgtgggggtggagcttagacagaatgctaacactctCAACAACttacttggttctctccttccatcttgtGGGTCCCGGGGATTGAATTTAAGTCATCGGGACCTGATGGCAGGAGTCTTTACTGAGCCACCTTTCTGTtactaaaaataatctttaaaccAATTCATATTCATCCCACAaaccctgtttgtgtgtgtgtgtgtatgtgtgtgtgtgtgtgtatactcaaaTATGCACTATGCTGAAAGGGTGACCTTGCTTCGTGAGGAATTCCTGGGAAAGGCTGTCCCTTTAGGCTCTGCGAGTCTCTGAATGTTCTGCTGCCCATGGACAGACTCTTTGCCCTCCCATCTCCGATTCCTTTTGGTTCTGACAGCTGCCACGGGAAATCAGAGAGCCACCAGTCACAGGAAAGAGGCAGGACGTCAATCTTACTGATTGAACTGTGTCCCTTAGAAACAATGACCTCAGAATACAATCGGcttggaaacagggtctctgcAGACTTGATTGGTTAGAATGACATTACGTTGGAGCACCGTGCACTCCTGTGCCAATTCGGTAAGTGTCCCTGTGAGGTTGTGTCTCAACACACAAAGAGTGCCATGTGACAGGAAGGAGGATAcgtggtttggatgagaaatgtccccacaggctcCTGTCCTTCCTGGTGGTGCTAAATGGTGCAGACCATTGAGGCGTGCCACTTCAGGGAGGGGTCTGCGGCTTTCTGACTGAAAATGCGATGTGTCTGGCCACCTCATGTTCCTGCCTGCCTACTGTGCTTTCTCCACCAGGGTGGATTCTTAACCTTCAAACCTCGAGCTATAATaaatcctcccccaccccccattttaGTTTTTTCTTAGTTATTTGGTTCCAGCAAGTGAAATCTACAGATTTGGGCTTTCTGTGTGGTGAAGCCACCCAGCTGGGTATTGTGTTTAAACAGCCTGGGTAATCAATCTCACAAAGCTGGTGTCCGCTGATTGGAATCTCTCAGAGGACTTGGATTCTAGAAAATCAGGGTTTCAGCAGGATATTAGTGCTAGGGTTAGAGGCAGGTCACACCAGGACCCACGATGGCTGACAGGGTTACACTGGTCAGAGGGATTGGAAGAAGAGCCTGGCCCAGCTACACAAGGTTTCCCTGGTGTTAGGAAGAGACAGCCTGGGTGAGCTCAATACATTGGAGCTCCCATTTCCCAACCATGTGGGGCTAGGGAGCTGTGAGAAGCAGGCCCAGAGCAAGAGTGGGCTTGTGAGGTGTCCAAACCCTagaaatctcatcctgagatcTGAAAAAGTAGGATCGCTTACCCACTGCCCCAGGCCGGCAGGCTTACATTTGCCCACCAGAGTTGGTCACATAGCCTGGtagccaggttaaacttcctcTTACTTTATACGGTCATGTCTGTAGCCCCTGGAATTCCtcttcatgctaatgaggcatcctGGCCCCAGCCAATAAGGTCCTGCCTTTTGCTTGTATTGTAGTGCTAAATTCCAGGCCCAAGGCCAGGTTTCCCCCAGGGATGTATGTACACAAATGATGCTGTGTGACTTTGTCctccaagttatccctgattggtgaataaagacgCCAACAGCATAGTTGGGCAGAAGAGAGACAGGCAGGGTTTCAGTTCCTGGGTTTAGGGTCTgaggagagagaaggtggagagaggaggaagcagggttggccaattggagttaagagctcCCTAACTTGGGGTTATTGATGGGgaaatagcatagagggtagctACCTGCCCAGCTCTAGCGCTGactaaggcttattataaatacaaacgttatgtgtgtttgtctgggaACTGAAtaatcaaaggtggggtagaagccCCAGATTgagataaatattttctacagtaCAGTCACCCCAATAGCACCTAGCTACTCCCCAGAATGGCCTTTGTGCCCGCCAGGCCTCCTCCCATCCCCGCCCCCAGCTCCAACTCCATGAaatgagctgtctcactgaagctgCCTCCAGAGAGTGTGTTCTTTCCACCTGAGGTCTTTTTTTGCTCCCAGCAGTCTGGCCTTGATTTCCCTCTCAGGATCCATAGATTATGATCAAAGCAGACTcccaagccaaaacaaacaaacaaacaaacaaacaaacaaacaaacaggcttaGTATGCTGAGATGTAGCCTCTGAATTCTCTGACTGTCTTAGGCGACAGTGGTAATTACTGGGGCAGCAGTTAAGGGATTCTTATTAAATCTCCTCATTGCCCAAAAGGGGCTGGTTTCTATGCAAGCACAGCAGGTATCTCCCCTCCCTTGAGGCTCACATCTCCTGGGAAGAATGCAGGACTCTAGCTCTGGGCAAATTTCTTTGCCCAGGATGTTGGCTCACCCTGCATGACAGATTGGACCAATGAGCACAGCCACAGGGCCTGAGAGCTTGGAAGTTCTCGCTTGGGAGTGTTTGACCTGGAAGAGAAAGACCACAGGAGCTGCACACAGGTGACCCAGCTGAGCAAAGGGGCCAGAAGGAAACAGTGCCTCCCTTGCTTACCTGGCACAAAATGTTCTGGGTATGGGGGTGGGAGGCCTTGCAGCTGTAAGACTTTAGGAGAAGGGTGAAGAGGCTGTGCGGAGCTCACACTGTATGTTCTGAAATGAGCAGAAAGCATGACGTCACTCCTTCTAATATGAAGCATAGCGTGCAGGTCCTGAGCAAGCATAGTGCCTTTGTCCTAATCTTTATGAGCCATCCTAAGGTCTGGAAATACCACCCCTGTCTCTCAGATGGTAAACAGAGTGAGAGCTGCCTTGTGCATTGCTCCAGTGTCCCAGCCAGCTCCCTCCCCTCAGCATCCCCAAGAGCATATTTGGAGGTTCTAGCAGGGAACACAGTAAATTGGTCCTCTTCCAAAAAGGAGGCAACTTTAGGAGGGGAGCAGAGATGGAGGAAGGGGACACCACCCAGCAAGCCAGGTCCCACAAATCAATCCCAGCGATCAGTGGGGTGACAGATGTTACAACCAATCACCCCTATTTTTCTTGAGGCTGAATCTCCCTATGTAGcctcggctgtcctggaactcaatacaTAGACTAGGCCCCCAAATCACAGGGATCTGCCACCTCTGGACTGCTGGAACAGCAGGTGTGCACACCACGCTTGACTCCCTTAGCATCTTAAGTCTTAAGCCAGTGCTGAGATCGGCACTTCTGAAGGGACTCTAGCCAGCTGGGGTGTGGCAAACATGTCCTGtgtcccctatcccctcctcttGCTAAACACCATTAGATTGTATTTCTAAAGTGAGCtaccaaggtctattcccttattcggccacttcttcctcctgggactgactaccaaggtccagctaccAAAGAATTGAAGCCCAGCCATCAAAAGCCTCCTTACAGGTGTCCAAATTAACCTGTCCAGTCAAAATTAAACGCCTGACCCTAACTAGGGGTTTCCCCTTGTACCTTGATAATTTGCCATTTGCCTATGGCTCACATCTGTCTCCCCCATCCAGAGGCAATCCTTTGTCTGCCCCCCTAGATAAATGGCCCTTCCCTGGTCTCTCTTGTTAACCTCCCCTCCCCATAtctgctgtctttgtctcttattccttgTCCTTTGTTCCTCTGGggtaaataaatctcctttgtgctgagaacttggtctgtCTGATGTTCCTAGTCCTTCCAAGGTACAGGCTGCCTGTAAGAGTGCCCTGCTGTCCCTGCCCCACCCTGGCCCCACCCCGGGCCCACCCCCACCACTGGTTCCGCTCTCTAGATGCTGCAGTTTACATGTGCCATGAGCTACACTTACTTCTCATAAGGCTTCAGTTGAGCCCTCTTGGCCTGCTCCACCAAACCCAGGAAGTCCTCGTAGCACTTTCTGGCCATGAGGGTATACCTTGTGGCACAGCCAAATTCAGTGACCTTGGCTCTGGGCAGGTAGCCTGCCCAGCCAGGGATAGGGGGCTCCCTTAGTGGTTTCTTCTGGTTTTTGCATTCTGTAAGGAGACAGCAAGGGTCCTGAGAGTTTCAGAGAAGCACAGTGGGAATAACTCCCAAGCTCCCTGTCATAGGAACAGTTATCCCAGGAACTTCTAGGCCCCACCTAGGGCCCCACTGTGTGCCAGCCCCATCTAGGGCCCCACTGTGTGCCAGTCAAACCTAGGGCCCCACTGTGTGCCAGCCACACCTAAGGCCCAATTGTGTCTCAGCCAAACCTAGAGCCCCACTGTGTGCCAGCTTCTCTCCTAatatctcctttccttctctcatcAGCAGCCTTGGAAGCAGACACTACTGTTAGCTCCACGTGTTACTTCTGTGACAAGTTCTGAGACACTGCCAGGAAGTAGTTAGAATAGGTCCAAGGCACACCAGCTCTCAGATTCTAAATCCAGCAGAGTCTCCAGGTGCATGAAAGCACATCAGAATCAGCACCAGAAGCTGTCATTAGGTCCTGATGGTGACACTGATTGGCAGGGTGGTCAGAGACACCAGATCAAAGCTGGACAGCACCATAGGGAATACCTAGCCCATCGTCTCTGCACATATAAATTATTGAATGTTCTGGATAAGTCCCTAAACAACTTAGTTTTAACAACTGGGCTGTGtgcctctgtggtgtgtgtgtgtgtgtgtgtgtgtgtgtgtgtgtgtgtgtgtgtgtgtgcgcgtgcgcgcgtgcgtgcgcgcgcccCTGTTTGTATTCCCATATGTATAGAGGCCAAAGGTCCACACTGAATGTCTTCTTTAGACAGTCTCGCCTTATTTTTGAAGCTGGATATCTCAGTGCCTCTGGAGATCAATTTGGCTATGCTAGTTGGTCAGCAAGCCCTTGAGACCTACCTATGCAATGTCAACAGTCATATGCCACCATACGTGGTTTATGTACATGGGCTCTGGGAGGAATCAAACAAGTCCTCAGGCTTGTGCAGTGAGGACTCCACAGACTGAATAATTCCCTTCCCCTCCACACGGGTCCCTTCCACTCCTAATGGTCCTCGTCACCTCCACATGGGTTCCCTTCCCCTCCACAGAAGCTGTGCTCATTAGGTGCTCTTTCTAGCTGCACAGTGGCCTGCTGAGATCTCTCGCAGGTCCAGCTATAAGAGAGGCTGATTTTCTGTTTCGGGGAGGCCGTACCCAGAGTCAGGGGGTGGTACTTCTTGGCATACTCGTGCAGCACCCACAGGACCGTGTCCTCAGAACAGATGGGCTTCAGGGGCCGGGTGTTGGCCACAGAGCAGTTTAGGGTCTGCTGCTCCTCCTTGTACCTCTGCGTTCTCTCCTGGAAGGCTTTCACACAGGAATTCATGCGGTCCTCGACGGGGCTCTCCTGGCAACTAAGCCATGGTATGAAGCCTGGGGGAGTACAGGGAATCACAGCTGGCGTGAGGTGAGGACTCTGCTGCAATCTGAGAGCCTGCCTCTGCACCGCCACCACAGCCCTCCACCATCACCAACGCTGTGTTTTTCCAGAGGCCATTAATATAAGCGGTGGTGTTGTTTGCAACATAGCTAGGCCCTCCCAAGGCTGCAGAAAAATGACCTTGAAGCTGGGGAGGGAAGGTCCATTTCAACAAAGGCGATGACAGTCGTACACTTTGATGGCAAAGCCCTGATGTCAGGCTGAACAGCAAATGGGGGAAGCATTTAATGAGCCCAAATGATAGTCTGAGGAGTAATTGAAattattcatctttttttttgagagagagacagagagacagacagacagacagacagagacagagagagagagagagagagagagagagagagagagagagagcgtgcatATTTTCCTTGACACTTCCCAAATGCAATCTGGGATCTTTCTTGCCAAACCATAGGGAAATTGCAGATCCATTAAAAGCAAGACTATAACATAAAAAGGTAAATTCATTATCTGCAAGGCCCACCCCCAGGACAATTTTTCACCATTTCCTGCAAAATAACATGTAATCATTACAATTAGTAAGGGTAAAACACAACTATTTATTTCAACTGGATGCTGAATCCCTACGTGCTGTGGTGCCACAATAAAACcgttgaaaaaacaaaaacagaaacaactgaGGGAACTGGTTAAGAACTTAGTGTTAAGCTGCAAAGTAAATGAATGTCTCTCCTTCCTGAAGCATATTGCTTTCGCCTTTGTGGCTTAAGAAAGAGAACCATGCTGTGGGAATGAAGGAAGCAGTTCTGACTCCTGTACTCAACAAGAACGCACCTTCTAGAAGAATCTAATTGACTCACCTTGACAAGGCCGAAGACCAAGATCCCTCATCTGCTGTGGTTCAAATGTAAAATGTGTCTCCGCAAGCTCGTATGTCTGAAACTTGGTGTCATGGTGCTGTCTCCCAGGGGAGGTTGTGGAGGTGGGGTCTGGCTGCAGGAAGTGGGCGGGGCTGCAGGAAGTGGGCGGCTgaaggtgggctttaaggtttatAGCCAAAGACCACTTCCTGTACTCTCTCTGCTCCTTGGTCCATCATTATTAAAGTCCCATCCACGAGCCCTTGTTGCCAGGCCGTCCTGCCCACGATGGGCTGTACCCTCAAACGGTAGCCGCAATAAATCCCTTACACTGTTCCTTATCAGGTACTTGGTCACAGCAACATCTGTACACCAGTCATCTCCCCAGCTGCTGGCCAATCAAGTGTGCGACGCTGTTGGGGAGCCACAGGAACTCGGGGCCCTCTGTGAAGTGGCGTCTCTACCACCAGAACCTACTTTTATCTacgtattttatgtatgtgtattcacacacatgaTACTCACATAACCTAACACAAGACATCTTCCTGAGTCTTGATGAGGACCATGACACTTACACAGGTATGTGTATGTCCTTTAATCACTAGAGCACTCCATGTGATTCGGTAAATTGTTTCCCCCATATACACATATCCAAGTCCTTAAACCCTGATAGCTACAGGCATTGCCTTCTGGGGAAATACGGTCTTAAAGATATAATTAAGGCGCTAAAAGCAAGATAATTCCAAGTTTAAGCTGTCCTCAAAGCCAAAGACTGGTGTCCTTAATTGAGAGAAGGGGAGATAAACTGGAGACTCAAACTCACAAAGTCCATTTGAAGAATCAAGAGCTGACGGGCTGGTGGCTATTTCACAGGGTTCATTCCTTGCCTAGAGAAGTGTATTTACAATTGTGTAGACAGTGATCAGGGAGGTGTGAACTAAATCTGAGCCCATTCTCTTAGCTAGCTGGCTGAGCCTGGTAAGCCTTGGACTATTCCCTATGAGACTAGCCCCCTCTGAGAATAGCCAGGTCTGAAAACTGAGGGCCCCACTGACTTCATCACTTATTGGGATGCTCACAGTTCTCAGTGACTCAGCAACCTCAAGCGGAAGAACCTTTAGGAATGGAAACCAACTGTTCTTGACTGTCAGAGATAAGGGTTCTTAGACATAGAATTTCAGGGCTACAA is part of the Rattus norvegicus strain BN/NHsdMcwi chromosome 1, GRCr8, whole genome shotgun sequence genome and harbors:
- the Spmip5 gene encoding LOW QUALITY PROTEIN: sperm-associated microtubule inner protein 5 (The sequence of the model RefSeq protein was modified relative to this genomic sequence to represent the inferred CDS: inserted 1 base in 1 codon), with translation MASYHSPLCKFDERYMSSHMRKMEPPKTFMRKLPITPGYCGFIPWLSCQESPVEDRMNSCVKAFQERTQRYKEEQQTLNCSVANTRPLKPICSEDTVLWVLHEYAKKYHPLTLECKNQKKPLREPPIPGWAGYLPRAKVTEFGCATRYTLMARKCYEDFLGLVEQAKRAQLKPYEKTYSVSSAQPLHPSPKVLQLQGLPPPYPEHFVPGQTLPSENFQALRPCGCAHWSNLSCXGEPTSWAKKFAQS